GTTTCACTTTTCACAAACTATCTTTATGATCCAAAGTGATCTATACTGTGAAGCATCGATCACAGTAGTACTGTCACATTAATAGTGTCATACACTCATACTCAACATCGCAACCAGGTTGCAAATTCAACCGTGCAGCACCttggatgacgatgatgatgctGGCAAATAGCAACAATCTCCCAGTGAAAACAACACAATTAAGCTGATCAATTCAGTTCTCTCCACTCAAATGATCCAATCCAAACAAACTGTCAATTTCACACAGAGAACACATGCGCGTGCACAGCTACGACCGAGTGTGGCCGCGTCGCGACGCCGCCGGGCGCCACGCCGTGACGGCGTAGAGCGGCCTCTTGTGCcagcagaagaagaagccatggccgccggcgtcgtgccTCACCTCGTACGGCCCCGCCCACCCGCAGCTCTGCAGCAGCTTCCTCGCCTCCATGGCGCCGCTGTAGCTCAGCCCCACCCGCTTCATGCCGGCCgcctccatccgcgccgcccaCTGCCGCGCCCGCTCGTGCCGCTCCACCCGCTCCGCCCCCTCGCACGCCACCACGCCGCGGATCTCCTCCCCGAGCAGCACCCGctccacgcgcgcgcgctccgccgccgccgccgcgctccgctgcAGGCAGTCGAACAGCGACGCGTAGTAGTTGAGCGCCTCGTCGAACCGCTCCTGGAACGCGCCGCCGTTGTGGTTCGCCTCCTGCTCCGTCATCACCATGATCTTCGGGGACAGCGACCTCACCGCCGACAGGAAGCTCCCCAGCttcggcgtcgacgtcgtcgggtgcgccgccgttgctgctgcGGGGGAGTGGGGTGACAGCGACGACACCACGGACGCGTCGGGGCTCAGCTGCAGCCGCGTGTTCAGCTCCCGCTCCAGCAGCTCGCCGAAGCTTCTCGGGCTGGAGCGCGCGATGATCTGGACCGGGGtgaggcagccggcggcggcgtgcctcctcccgtcgtcgacggcgaggaggcggtgaaGCTGCAGCACGACGCTGACGGCGAGCGCCTCGCCGGACCTGACGCCGAGGTCGTGGCGGAGCGCGTCGAAGTCCATCTCGTCGAGCTTCGCCTCCACGGCGTTGAACTGGAACGCGATGTCGaacgcctccgcctccttggACAGCACCGCGGCCATGTTCGCGAGGAACTCCTTGCTGTCGTGGACGGCGGTGATGCGGAGGTGCGGCGGGCCCTCCTGGCGGCCTCGGAACGCGTGGAACAGCGCGATCCACTGCACCGGGTTCGCCACCGGGCCGGAGAAGTCGACGACGTGGACGAACCTCTCCCCCTCCATTGCCTCAAGGATGGCATGGTTGGTGGTCAGGTACGCGAGCTTCAGGAACGGTAGCACGTCGAACATGTGGCGGCGCGCGACGGGGACGAGGTGGGCGTCGGCGGAGTTGGCCGACGACAGCAGCGCGCGCGAGAGGCCCGGGATGAGGTTGAGCAGCTTGCGCGCGAGCGCGtcggcgaagacggcggcgaggcgctggAGCGCGTGCGGCGCGTCCAGGGACGCGAGCTGCGTGATGTGCTCGAGGCAGAGGTTGGCGCGGTCGAAGGAGCCGGCGGACACCTCGGCGGCGCACTGGTAAAGCAGGCCGATCAGCCGAACGCTCTGCTGGTCATGGCTCAGCTCCTGCACCCACGACCcgttcgacggcgacggcgacggcgacggcgagtacaccgacgacgccggcgatgaCGTCGCCGACGACAGCATGTCGTCCTGGAACATGCCCCTGTCCGTGCAGCACAGCCTCAACTGCTACCAGTTTTCAGAGCCGTGAAGCTTATCAAGCAATGGCATCATTGGCATGTCGCCATTGTTGGGTTTGAGACAAATGTTGCAAGGTCAGGTGTTCCTGTGCGACGAAGTTGTCATGGGACGACGAAGGGACAAAGAAGAAGTGGATGCTTCTTCGGATAGAACTAAGAGATGTCGTCTGTATCTTGGTGGAATAACTAAGGAGCTTGGAATTATTCCCTTGGAATTTATCTCCAGCATTTGGATCAGATGCTATCTGACAATTTTGAGATCAATTTCTTCTGCTCCCAGTCTATTGCAGTCacgattatttttttctatttgtgcTCCCAGTCTATTGCAGTCCATGACTAAGCACAGGATCAATGAAACTAATAGCTCCAAAATCTGCGTTCTTAGTCCAAACAAAACCTGGTTTTGTCTGAAGTTGCAAACGTCGAAGTGTAGGTGATTGCAAGGGGCCTTTCTTGGAGCAAACGTTCGCATTTGGACCCAAGCTGTTGTTGTTCTTTTACCTCCAAACCTAATTTTCTCGTCTATTTTTGCAGGAAAAGCTAGGAATATGAGATTAATTTGCATACATAACCATAGGAGTTTCTCAGCCTCTTAATCAGGCGCATAAACTTTGGATATGAGATTACTCTGCCGAAACATAAGTACCATTTTCTAAGAAACATAATCATTTTGCAAACAGAGAAAATTACGAAATGATGGGTAATCATTCAAGGATCGATGATGAATTAAGCATCTCTGCCAATCCCATTTCGTTGGTTCCAATtttcaaagagaaaaaaaaaaacacagaccTTTCAGTTCTTTACATACTTCACACCAAAAGATATTTCTATGTCCTACCTAtaccatcctttttttttacaccaagtgaacttattaGCATAGCTTTAGTGCAGGAGTCAAATCTTGCTGCAAATACACATTATCAGCTTGTACCTTGAGCTGCCAGACATATGCTGAACAGAGCACCCAGAGTGGGAAATTTGGATGTAGTCTGCTGCTCTATAATTGCCACGGACAGAGAGGCCTACTGGAATGGCCATATTATTTGGCGTTGAACTAACATATGCTCTCTGCTCCCAGAGGATGAACCTCTATTTTGCCTCCATGCCGAGATAGAGTAGAGATTCGTATAACCCCGGCACAGTAGAAGGCAACCCCTGTCTTCTTTGTTCTGGCAGTTTTTCAATCCAAAGCTCAGCAGATTCTCTTTACCCTCCCTGATGGCACTGAAGCTAAGTTGCACATTGTGAAACCCAGATTCCTCCATGTGCATTGCCCACTGGTCCAGCCTCTCGTGCCGTTCGTGCCGATGGACTCCCTCGCATACCAGTATGTTTTTAATCTCTTCCCTCAGGATCATCCTTTCCACACGTAAGCGTTCATCAGTCCTCCCTGGGTTAGCTGCAGCCACTGCATGGAAGCAGTCAAAGAGGGCAGCATAGTAGTTGAGTACCTCATTGAACCGATCACAGAACAGCAGGGTGTTATGGTCTGCATCTTGCTCCATAATCAACATGATGTTTGGCTTGAGCGCTCGGATGGCAGACAGTAATCTTGCCAGCAATTTTGGTGTACGAGGGGATGGTGTCTGCAGATAGTTCAGTGTGGAGGCTGGGCTGCACACAGAGCTGGCCATTTGCTTAGGCTGAGTGAAGTTGGCCATTTTCTGGAGCTGAGCAATGCTGGTGGAGCTCAAATTGTCATCAACCAAGAGGAGGCGATGCATTTGTAGAGCGCAGCTGATTGCAACTGCCACACCAAATTTTATCTGAAAGGTGCTACGGAGATTGCTGAAATCCAAGGTCTCAAGTCTGCCTATCACAGAAATAAAATGGAAGGACACCCCAAGAGATTCAGCTTTCTTAGATAGCAATGACTGCATGTCGGCCAAGAAATCATTGTCATCATGGAGAACAGTAAGGTATAATTCAGGTGCCCCGCCAGGCCGTCCATGGAAGTCATCGAGGAGCTTAAGCCACTGCCATGGATGAGCAGCTGAGCAGGACAAGTCAACAATGTGGACAACCTGCAAATCTACCTGCGTTAG
The nucleotide sequence above comes from Oryza glaberrima chromosome 11, OglaRS2, whole genome shotgun sequence. Encoded proteins:
- the LOC127755494 gene encoding scarecrow-like protein 3, with the protein product MFQDDMLSSATSSPASSVYSPSPSPSPSNGSWVQELSHDQQSVRLIGLLYQCAAEVSAGSFDRANLCLEHITQLASLDAPHALQRLAAVFADALARKLLNLIPGLSRALLSSANSADAHLVPVARRHMFDVLPFLKLAYLTTNHAILEAMEGERFVHVVDFSGPVANPVQWIALFHAFRGRQEGPPHLRITAVHDSKEFLANMAAVLSKEAEAFDIAFQFNAVEAKLDEMDFDALRHDLGVRSGEALAVSVVLQLHRLLAVDDGRRHAAAGCLTPVQIIARSSPRSFGELLERELNTRLQLSPDASVVSSLSPHSPAAATAAHPTTSTPKLGSFLSAVRSLSPKIMVMTEQEANHNGGAFQERFDEALNYYASLFDCLQRSAAAAAERARVERVLLGEEIRGVVACEGAERVERHERARQWAARMEAAGMKRVGLSYSGAMEARKLLQSCGWAGPYEVRHDAGGHGFFFCWHKRPLYAVTAWRPAASRRGHTRS
- the LOC127755498 gene encoding scarecrow-like protein 3 isoform X1; this translates as MSASLHRPALASLLQIEAGGCGVLGVFAPGPRLPCRGYHPCRSSSTLGSASLTPRRWHISPPGLRIRDVLVVHIVDLSCSAAHPWQWLKLLDDFHGRPGGAPELYLTVLHDDNDFLADMQSLLSKKAESLGVSFHFISVIGRLETLDFSNLRSTFQIKFGVAVAISCALQMHRLLLVDDNLSSTSIAQLQKMANFTQPKQMASSVCSPASTLNYLQTPSPRTPKLLARLLSAIRALKPNIMLIMEQDADHNTLLFCDRFNEVLNYYAALFDCFHAVAAANPGRTDERLRVERMILREEIKNILVCEGVHRHERHERLDQWAMHMEESGFHNVQLSFSAIREGKENLLSFGLKNCQNKEDRGCLLLCRGYTNLYSISAWRQNRGSSSGSREHMLVQRQIIWPFQ
- the LOC127755498 gene encoding scarecrow-like protein 3 isoform X2 is translated as MMHGLWVQDQGVVDHLAQLVPLLHECASHVTEGSFEKADFSFKKIRMLTIADGPLQRLSTIIVDSLAHRLLSSIQGLPGALIDPSDYFEKSTLQAARHNFFKLNPYLSTGFVTINWAIMEAMEDEKVVHIVDLSCSAAHPWQWLKLLDDFHGRPGGAPELYLTVLHDDNDFLADMQSLLSKKAESLGVSFHFISVIGRLETLDFSNLRSTFQIKFGVAVAISCALQMHRLLLVDDNLSSTSIAQLQKMANFTQPKQMASSVCSPASTLNYLQTPSPRTPKLLARLLSAIRALKPNIMLIMEQDADHNTLLFCDRFNEVLNYYAALFDCFHAVAAANPGRTDERLRVERMILREEIKNILVCEGVHRHERHERLDQWAMHMEESGFHNVQLSFSAIREGKENLLSFGLKNCQNKEDRGCLLLCRGYTNLYSISAWRQNRGSSSGSREHMLVQRQIIWPFQ